The following proteins come from a genomic window of Nicotiana tomentosiformis chromosome 12, ASM39032v3, whole genome shotgun sequence:
- the LOC138903096 gene encoding uncharacterized protein — protein sequence MGTLKKMKMRKKDAPPELEEGVKATIDALKEVNLGTDEEPRPTYLSALLEVDEESTYIELLKEFRDVFAWSYKEMTGLDPKVAIHHLAVKNGARPVKQAQSRFRPDLVPLIETEVNKLIEAGFIWKFKYPTWVSSIVLVRKKNGQIRVSVNFRDLNNVCPKEEFPLPIPEMMIDATTGYKAMSFMDGLSCYNQIHMAPKDEELTAFCTPKGIYCYKAIKGQALAYFLADHPIPDDLELTDEQPDEDAMVIEVQPPWKMYFDGAAHHGGAGAGVVFVISQGEVLPYSFTLTQLYSNNVAEYQALILGLEMAIEMKRLQLQVFSDSQLVINQLLGNPKRRIEIRRRAPHFLFYKDTLYRKSFEGVILQCLGEEKALQALQEAHSGGLDVVGPLSKSSGGHIYILVATDYFSKWAEVVALKEVKKENVASFIKQRNSSMYNVAANGLAEAFNKTLCKLLKKVISKSKRDWHDRMEEALWAYKTNHCMPTQATPYSLVYGVEVVLPLERQIPSLRLAIREGIADEEDARLQLAALEALNEKRL from the exons atggggaccctcaagaagatgaagatgcgaaAGAAAGATGCTCCCCCGgaacttgaagaaggggtgaaggcaacgattgatgccttaaaagaagttaaccttggcactgatgaagaaccaagacccacctacctaagtgctttactagaagttgatgaagaaagcacttatattgagttactcaaagaGTTTAGGGATGTAtttgcttggagttacaaagaaatgactggcttggaccctaaagtagcaATCCATCACCTTGCGGTCAAGAATGGTGCTCGTCCTGTTAAGCAAGCTCAAAGTCgctttaggccggacttggttcccctgattgaaactgaagttaacaaactcattgaagctgGATTTATTTGGAAATTTAAATACCCAACgtgggtttcaagtattgtccttgtaaggaagaagaatggccagattCGAGTGTCCGTCAacttcagggatctcaacaatgTGTGTCCCAAAGAAGAATTCCCTCTTCCTATTCCAGAGatgatgatcgatgctactactgggTATAAGGCAATGTCCTTTATGGATGGTTTGTCATGCTATAATCAAATTCACATGGCACCAAAggatgaagagcttactgcattctgtacccccaagggtatttattgctacaag gctatCAAAGGACAAGCGTTAGCGtacttcttggcagatcaccctATACCTGATGATTTGGAGCTAACTGATGAACAACCTGATGAGGAcgcaatggtcattgaagttcaacctccatggaagatgtactttgatggtgctgcacatCACGGAGGAGCTGGTGCTGGTGTAGTATTTGTCATTTCTCAAGGTGAAGTTCTGCCCTACTCTTTTACATTGACACAACTCTACTCTAACAAcgttgctgagtatcaagcactaatacttgggcttgaaatggctatcGAAATGAAGCGGTTACAATTGCAAGTCTTTAGTGACTCCCAGTTGGTGATCAACCAGCTTTTgg GAAATCCGAAAAGAAGGATTGAGATCCGTCGTCGTGCACCTCACTTCCTTTtctacaaagatactctatacagaaAGTCATTCGAGGGAGTGATCTTGCAATGCTTAGGTGAAGAAAAAGCACTCCAAGCTCTGCAAGAGgcacattctggg GGATtagatgttgttggaccactatcAAAGTCCTCTGGTGGGCACATATACATCTTGGTTGCAACTGACTATTTCTCGAAATGGGCTGaagttgttgctcttaaggaagtaaagaaggagaatgttgcaagtttcatcaaa caacgcaactcttctatgtacaatgttgccgccaatggtctagccGAGGCATTCAACAAGACTCTATGCAAATTGTTAAAAAAAGTCATCTCTAAATCCAAACGAGACTGGCATGACCGTATGGAAGAAGCTCTGTGGGCATATAAGACAAATCACTGCATGCCAACACAAGCGACCCCTTATTCACTCGTTTATGGAGTCGAAGtcgtcttgccactcgagcgtcaaataccttcattacgattAGCTATTCGAGAAGGGATAGCTGATGAAGAAGATGCTCGACTTCAATTAGCAGCGTTAGAGGCTCTTAATGAGAAGAGGTTGTAA